In Torulaspora globosa chromosome 1, complete sequence, a genomic segment contains:
- the SPG1 gene encoding Spg1p (ancestral locus Anc_5.91) — MKLNSKTYSEVQRVARLPRLPLLMLGVICGAMVPTMYMRKYLLPRFRKEDLQEITEPVSAGNSIARPVMKLWPMLNAQQKKDVMLAQAPVRRIDAEDLDDEGNLLMFSSIM, encoded by the coding sequence ATGAAATTGAATTCCAAAACATACTCAGAAGTCCAGCGAGTCGCGAGACTCCCCCGATTGCCTCTGCTCATGCTGGGAGTCATCTGCGGTGCCATGGTGCCCACAATGTACATGAGGAAATACCTACTGCCTCGTTTCAGGAAGGAGGATTTGCAAGAGATAACTGAGCCGGTCTCAGCCGGCAATTCCATCGCAAGACCAGTCATGAAGCTGTGGCCAATGTTGAATGCCCaacagaagaaggacgTCATGCTGGCTCAGGCTCCTGTGAGACGGATCGACGCTGAAGACCTTGATGACGAGGGTAACCTCTTGATGTTCTCGTCCATCATGTAA
- the MIC26 gene encoding Mic26p (ancestral locus Anc_5.92) yields the protein MTAGSRFYREQDLVKEAVIPRQNGMVLSSDAKQAVLEPLKSSKTATARAMSIIGNNELIDGISVRSPTYLLSVFHRLRLRVSRTIEKATQKIDKKTSAYYRHERRLTSTIASLHSDPRERLLPGFTYIIVAAMSGSVLTRNKRFLYRFTAPLVLGSACFSYVLPTTFQNTAALLHSIESAHFPRAVAKQDAIINKTVQIGRTTASHIDYLAESVFNIAAKFRHSVKEWTNLNIE from the coding sequence ATGACTGCAGGATCAAGGTTTTATCGGGAGCAGGATTTGGTGAAAGAAGCCGTTATCCCACGGCAGAATGGCATGGTCTTATCTTCAGATGCTAAGCAGGCAGTCCTCGAGCcattgaagagttcaaaaaCAGCGACAGCAAGAGCTATGTCGATCATAGGCAACAACGAATTGATTGATGGTATTTCAGTGCGGTCGCCCACCTACTTATTGTCGGTATTTCATCGACTACGGTTGCGTGTTTCGAGAACCATCGAAAAGGCCACTCAGAAGATAGATAAAAAGACATCAGCGTACTATAGGCATGAAAGAAGACTGACAAGTACGATTGCAAGTTTGCATTCCGATCCTAGGGAAAGATTGCTGCCAGGTTTTACATATATCATTGTCGCAGCTATGTCCGGCTCAGTTCtgacaagaaacaaacGATTCTTGTATAGATTTACTGCTCCACTAGTGTTGGGTTCGGCATGCTTCTCCTATGTGTTACCAACAACGTTTCAAAACACCGCTGCTTTATTACACTCGATCGAGTCTGCCCATTTCCCAAGGGCGGTCGCGAAGCAGGACGCTATAATTAACAAGACTGTGCAGATAGGTCGTACTACGGCTAGCCACATTGACTATCTCGCCGAATCTGTCTTCAACATAGCTGCCAAGTTCCGTCACTCTGTCAAGGAATGGACCAACCTTAACATCGAGTAA
- the YHB1 gene encoding flavohemoglobin (ancestral locus Anc_5.93) has product MLSVQTRAIVKATVPVLEKQGTAITKVFYKNMLNEHKQLLNIFNRVNQAKGAQPTALATTVHAAAKHLSVLLPHVEQIGHKHRALQIKPEHYPIAGEYLLTAIKEMLGATAPPDILGAWREAYGAIADIFISVENRMYKEAAWAGWKPFEAVARERVASDTEEFTVKAKPESGIDLSKCLSSLVST; this is encoded by the coding sequence ATGCTATCTGTCCAAACTCGTGCGATCGTAAAGGCCACCGTGCCGGTCTTAGAGAAGCAGGGTACCGCAATTACGAAAGTTTTCTACAAGAATATGTTGAATGAGCACAAACAGCTGCTGAATATCTTCAACAGAGTTAATCAGGCCAAGGGTGCTCAACCCACTGCATTGGCAACAACTGTCCATGCAGCTGCAAAACACCTAAGTGTTCTGCTGCCTCATGTTGAACAAATCGGACATAAACATAGAGCTTTACAGATCAAACCCGAGCATTACCCCATAGCTGGCGAATACTTGCTGACGGCTATTAAGGAAATGCTTGGTGCGACCGCCCCTCCTGATATTCTCGGTGCTTGGAGAGAAGCGTACGGTGCTATCGCGGACATTTTCATCTCTGTTGAGAATCGCATGTATAAGGAGGCAGCCTGGGCTGGTTGGAAACCATTCGAAGCTGTTGCTCGCGAGCGAGTTGCTTCCGACACTGAGGAATTTACTGTCAAGGCAAAGCCTGAGTCCGGGATCGATCTATCGAAATGTCTGTCGTCGCTGGTCAGTACCTGA
- the RTT107 gene encoding Rtt107p (ancestral locus Anc_5.94), producing MAANSELFQHLNFLLVVTNAEGLEAANITAQLLRSNGCNRCELHEQYLEHDLPNGEALRNWFVRKFGQDQMINFIISEDSNFPFYEIAAFDFLIPVVTSEWVSTCLSTNRHHRTSGFSPDERHIFKDLQIYVSRHAFNHSEYLFYTEMVHAMGGTCMDFLSSKTTHLVTQDADDPAVKAVLGFGKANCVNFVFPTWIVKSFKALDVAKLEDHLLDPEASSEISAEKLQDLWDGLDDMGFRKTSTILEGHGFVIGLDVSLNRNLYATLVEFLQANGGTVIRHIDEDDIKQSNADCYIGNSVMSKEYEVARDSGLELGNLIWIFFLWSYNQFISSKTKLIFAPFKKKLFDVNELILSYSNYYGQQRFYIQRLAELLGGYSTGELSRKNTHLVSQFPWGKKFETAKKWQTCTVVNHLWLETIYKSGKVLDPLESQFQQFPVAGGLQHVIGQIGPNEMLPQHRDVTRPEEITIMPADSPQKEDVKQPSNGSKKAGTEPPHIAAEDRTSSQLATAVTIDRCEATAIGEVKVVHKNVVAAETANVILGPAIVENEAEALLQNDAGRSVDHLEDQATQDPCAPEIENDVLTEGLSAPKPPYEELKEPTAESQLWGAESNEVPSDAMTEKTATPQPSEILSQPDRGRLGTPTSHENISRSGTPFESSMPSQTLHSSGGRRAAKAKAARKLHSDIELLNEFQRNSKRKRTGDLLPEEIAQLERRKLLEQKASEILRTIYAADESKSSEEVNRRRRSVYNMDAICTGCHDDIGELDKILLERVGIRVHEEITKENLSLLNTIIAPKRMRTAKFLKSFSFHPLRYALKPEFLTDLLQLIHRTQPLDCLSLNLTTYAIPEVDTQLLLQMTSLPTKVFERAGLSSVNLVNDIPGGVEVITSILKAHGIKEVRVVPTSRMNQLTINDLVINDTPDAEVCAEQIVPDCVMIAIKSSQVKHFKRVVKNHCTSAMAVEWNWCISSIFKLDAEYSDRSNIIFQQGQSNGKRSSK from the coding sequence ATGGCCGCCAATTCCGAGTTATTCCAGCACCTGAACTTCCTGCTAGTTGTCACAAATGCTGAAGGACTAGAAGCGGCGAACATTACAGCGCAGCTCCTGCGATCTAACGGTTGTAATCGATGCGAACTCCATGAGCAATACCTAGAGCACGACCTTCCGAACGGCGAAGCCCTGCGAAACTGGTTTGTAAGAAAATTTGGTCAGGATCAGATGATAAACTTTATCATCAGTGAAGACAGCAACTTTCCATTTTACGAAATCGCAGCATTCGATTTTCTGATTCCCGTGGTCACGTCAGAATGGGTCTCTACCTGTCTTTCCACTAATAGACATCATCGGACTTCAGGATTCTCCCCAGACGAGCGccacatcttcaaagacttGCAGATTTACGTTTCAAGGCATGCGTTTAACCACTCGGAGTATCTCTTCTACACCGAAATGGTCCATGCGATGGGCGGGACATGCATGGATTTCCTATCCAGCAAAACAACTCATCTTGTGACTCAGGATGCTGATGATCCCGCTGTGAAAGCAGTTTTGGGTTTTGGTAAAGCGAACTGTGTCAACTTCGTGTTTCCTACGTGGATAGTaaaaagcttcaaagcaCTTGATGTTGCCAAACTGGAAGACCATTTACTTGATCCGGAGGCCTCATCTGAAatatctgctgaaaagCTACAAGACCTCTGGGACGGCTTGGATGACATGGGATTCAGGAAGACGTCAACAATATTGGAGGGTCATGGCTTTGTCATTGGTTTGGATGTTTCGCTCAACAGAAATCTCTATGCTACATTAGTTGAATTTTTGCAAGCCAATGGCGGCACAGTGATACGTCATattgacgaagatgatATTAAGCAGTCGAATGCCGATTGCTACATCGGTAATTCAGTCATGTCAAAGGAATACGAGGTTGCAAGAGATTCCGGACTGGAACTTGGTAATCTAATATGGATTTTTTTCCTGTGGTCATATAACCAGTTcatctcttcgaaaacAAAACTCATTTTTGCACCGTTTAAGAAGAAACTGTTCGATGTAAATGAACTGATCCTATCGTATTCCAACTATTACGGACAGCAGAGGTTTTATATCCAGCGCCTGGCAGAATTACTTGGCGGCTATAGCACTGGGGAACTGTCACGGAAAAATACGCATCTTGTGTCGCAGTTTCCGTGGGGCAAGAAGTTCGAAACCGCTAAGAAATGGCAGACCTGCACAGTCGTGAACCACCTGTGGTTGGAGACTATATACAAAAGCGGGAAGGTACTAGACCCACTTGAGTCTCAATTTCAACAGTTCCCTGTTGCGGGTGGGTTACAGCATGTAATAGGCCAGATTGGCCCGAATGAAATGCTTCCTCAACATAGAGATGTAACGCGACCTGAAGAGATCACCATAATGCCAGCAGATTCGCCGCAAAAGGAGGACGTAAAACAGCCTAGTAATGGCTCAAAAAAGGCAGGAACAGAACCTCCGCATATTGCAGCTGAGGATAGAACGTCATCTCAACTGGCCACTGCAGTAACTATCGATAGATGTGAAGCAACTGCTATAGGGGAAGTGAAAGTAGTTCATAAAAACGTCGTTGCCGCTGAAACTGCAAATGTCATTTTAGGGCCGGCGATCGTTGAGAATGAAGCTGAAGCCTTGCTACAGAATGACGCAGGCCGGTCAGTAGACCACTTGGAAGATCAAGCAACTCAGGATCCATGCGCTCCAGAAATTGAAAACGATGTACTTACAGAAGGTTTGAGTGCTCCTAAGCCGCCATATGAAGAGCTTAAAGAACCGACCGCTGAGTCACAGCTTTGGGGAGCTGAGAGCAATGAGGTACCATCAGATGCAATGACAGAAAAGACTGCTACGCCTCAGCCTTCTGAGATTTTGAGCCAACCGGATAGAGGACGCCTCGGTACTCCAACGTCTCATGAAAATATCTCACGGTCGGGAACACCATTTGAGTCCTCGATGCCGAGCCAAACGCTACACTCAAGTGGTGGGAGGCGTGCGGCCAAAGCGAAAGCTGCACGAAAGCTACATAGTGACATCGAATTACTGAACGAGTTCCAGCGAAATTCCAAGAGAAAAAGAACAGGAGATCTGCTGCCGGAGGAGATTGCCCAGCTAGAAAGGCGCAAATTATTAGAACAAAAGGCAAGCGAGATTTTGCGAACGATTTACGCTGCAGACGAGTCCAAAAGTAGCGAAGAAGTGAACCGCCGCCGGAGGTCGGTCTACAACATGGACGCCATATGCACAGGTTGTCACGACGATATTGGAGAATTGGATAAAATACTGCTGGAAAGGGTGGGAATTAGAgttcatgaagaaatcacAAAAGAAAACCTCTCACTCCTTAATACGATCATAGCGCCGAAAAGGATGCGAACCGCTAAATTTCTGAAAAGCTTTAGTTTTCATCCATTGAGATACGCATTGAAGCCAGAATTTTTAACCGATCTCCTGCAACTTATCCACCGCACGCAACCCTTGGACTGCCTCTCCTTAAATTTGACAACTTACGCGATTCCTGAAGTGGACACGCAACTTCTACTCCAGATGACAAGTCTTCCTACCAAGGTCTtcgaaagagctggatTATCGAGCGTTAATTTGGTGAATGACATTCCAGGAGGCGTGGAAGTGATAACGTCGATTCTCAAAGCACATGGGATAAAAGAAGTAAGAGTTGTACCGACATCGCGGATGAATCAGCTTACGATTAACGATTTAGTGATAAACGATACCCCAGACGCAGAAGTATGTGCTGAGCAGATAGTTCCCGATTGCGTTATGATAGCGATAAAGTCATCGCAGGTGAAGCATTTCAAGAGGGTTGTTAAAAATCACTGCACATCAGCCATGGCAGTGGAGTGGAACTGGTGTATTTCCAGCATATTCAAGCTCGATGCGGAATATTCTGATAGAAGCAACATAATCTTCCAGCAGGGACAAAGTAACGGTAAACGTTCATCCAAATGA
- the PHO81 gene encoding Pho81p (ancestral locus Anc_5.96) yields MKFGKYLEARQLELPEYNSHFIDYKALKKLIKQLAVPLTQASSTDHLTLDDIDESTIYQRLQENKASFFFKLERELEKVNSYYLEKESDLKIIFDILQTKFNSYRERGQLSSKKSVSYGNILSGFKKFQRDLGNLEQFIELNRTGFAKVLKKWDKRSHSHQKEFYLATVVVVQPIFTSSEVSKLNDATLGILDQLDGVSKEDAPDSYGSEINRRSTNTPIGFIPSPTSRLSCQQLIVGPNTPVVLDLDIEIENWFLEIVNISKLRDENKKFSLLKEFFMTKMKDVIDDAIPQSRIDKGVVLKDCLTRLFLLLVGSSTIDDVSLHVFYTSTRNNIDLSYCDESDQVFSRRNVFHEAGNCSSHSRIFVLREALIMTSAMQSGDLPFLKKDNLKVLLNAQDLYSRTPLHYAAELGKLEFVKLLISSNLLESVDVLDNHSQTPLILAIINNHTEVVRELLVNGHAAAFPDVDEFSKPQFAPLIVACYHKNYGIAKMILEQGHALSPKLSDAKGLGTLHIVAKEGGPAELIELLVRHGADPNGVDNFNVWTPIFYAIQEGHAETVKVLLKYGARLDITDEHGLGPLYYAIWESHVDVLNVLMENLTIIQNGKEPVNYLPIMTTKPRSPSSSLQDIPDFALPPPIIPLRKYGHNFLEKKIFVKLIMKPGNGSIQFLKEDEMILSSPGRITLTSNLAEIIPRNIILPISEEEEREVAFQVDSIENFAIDFEIFPAYGTRIIAKTTAMPNLFNLEMANGTSSTSLPLFDTKLTNVGTLTFDYQVIMPYNQRPLEITKYEPYWKSTTGTDVDPGKEGQQIVASSLSGSFITVMVRWLRDGTIIVARRPYIVTNNVKIFLCDLTRQQLEELRGYKLDDVMFIDNEQTLKNYLSTMICTLSDLLEKVPPSIQLEIQVCFPTNLEIDTVPLNISPLLDLNKFVDQILFHIFEHVRRLRHSGQSVRPVVFSSCNWQACTVLNWKQPNFPVLYHMNDLRKVNDQFVRDTPHNLKDLALDPSKVTFADGRSKCLHEIVSFAVNNNLLGISLPYELLTICKTLIDAIRGHGLLLIGARLPGDEGALNSAGVNGIHMSSELVFSESVEM; encoded by the coding sequence ATGAAGTTTGGGAAATACTTAGAAGCCAGGCAACTGGAACTGCCTGAATACAATAGTCATTTCATCGATTACaaggctttgaaaaaacTCATAAAGCAACTAGCAGTGCCGCTAACTCAGGCATCTTCCACTGATCATTTGACCTTGGATGACATTGATGAATCGACCATTTATCAGAGATTGCAGGAAAACAAGGCGTCTTTTTTCTTTAAGCTGGAGAGGGAATTGGAGAAAGTCAATTCTTATTATTTGGAGAAGGAATCTGACCTCAAGATCATTTTTGACATATTGCAAACCAAATTCAACTCTTACAGGGAGCGTGGACAATTGTCATCTAAAAAATCAGTGTCCTATGGTAATATTCTGTCAGGGTTCAAAAagtttcaaagagatttaGGTAATTTAGAGCAATTCATTGAGCTGAATAGAACCGGCTTTGCCAAAGTACTGAAAAAGTGGGACAAAAGATCTCATTCTCATCAGAAGGAGTTTTATTTGGCTACTGTGGTTGTGGTGCAACCAATTTTTACAAGTAGCGAAGTGTCCAAACTAAACGACGCAACTTTAGGCATTTTGGATCAATTAGACGGCGTAAGCAAGGAAGATGCGCCTGATTCATATGGCTCAGAAAtaaatcgaagaagcacGAACACGCCTATTGGGTTTATTCCTTCTCCAACTTCGAGATTATCATGTCAACAGCTTATTGTGGGTCCTAATACACCGGTGGTCCTTGATCTGGACATCGAAATAGAGAATTGGTTTCTGGAGATCGTAAACATTTCAAAGTTGAGAGATGAGAATAAGAAATTCAGTTTGCTAAAGGAGTTCTTcatgacgaagatgaaagatgtTATTGACGACGCAATCCCTCAAAGTAGAATTGATAAAGGTGTGGTTCTGAAAGACTGCTTGACTAGGCTTTTCCTCCTGCTGGTAGGCAGTAGCACAATAGATGATGTGTCGCTTCATGTTTTCTATACAAGCACGAGAAATAATATAGATCTGTCGTACTGCGATGAAAGTGACCAGGTTTTCTCCCGCAGAAATGTTTTCCATGAGGCAGGAAATTGCAGCTCACATAGCCGTATCTTTGTCCTACGTGAGGCATTGATAATGACATCTGCTATGCAGTCCGGCGATTTGCCATTCCTCAAGAAAGATaatttgaaggttttgCTTAACGCGCAAGATCTGTATTCACGAACTCCACTTCATTATGCGGCAGAGCTGGGTAAATTGGAGTTTGTTAAGCTGCTTATTTCTTCTAATCTTTTGGAGTCCGTAGATGTTCTGGATAACCATTCACAGACTCCGTTAATTCTAGCTATAATCAACAATCACACAGAAGTGGTTCGTGAACTGCTGGTTAATGGCCATGCTGCTGCATTTCCGGACGTGGACGAGTTTTCCAAACCACAGTTTGCACCTTTGATAGTTGCATGTTACCACAAAAACTATGGAATCGCAAAGATGATCTTAGAACAAGGACATGCGCTCTCCCCAAAGCTCAGTGATGCTAAGGGTCTTGGAACGCTACATATTGTTGCCAAGGAAGGGGGTCCTGCCGAATTGATAGAACTTCTTGTCCGTCACGGTGCTGATCCTAATGGTGTCGATAACTTCAACGTTTGGACTCCTATATTTTACGCTATTCAAGAAGGACATGCAGAGACTGTGAAAGTGCTTTTAAAATATGGAGCAAGGTTAGACATTACAGATGAGCACGGCTTGGGACCACTTTATTACGCAATTTGGGAGTCGCATGTCGATGTTCTAAACGTTTTAATGGAGAACTTAACCATCATACAAAACGGCAAAGAACCTGTCAATTACTTACCAATAATGACTACGAAGCCCAGGAGCCCTTCAAGCTCCTTGCAAGACATTCCTGACTTTGCTTTGCCACCTCCAATCATACCATTAAGGAAATACGGTCATAACTTTttggagaaaaagatcTTCGTAAAGCTTATCATGAAGCCTGGGAATGGTTCGATTcaatttttgaaggagGATGAAATGATCCTTTCCTCTCCCGGAAGAATTACCTTAACATCTAACTTGGCCGAAATTATACCGAGAAACATAATTCTCCCAATTTcggaagaagaggaacgTGAAGTTGCGTTTCAGGTTGATTCGATTGAAAATTTCGCCATAGATTTTGAGATATTTCCAGCTTACGGGACGAGAATTATAGCCAAGACGACAGCGATGCCAAATTTGTTTAATCTCGAAATGGCCAATGGGACTTCTAGTACATCGTTACCGCTCTTCGATACTAAGCTGACAAATGTCGGGACATTGACATTCGACTACCAAGTCATCATGCCGTATAACCAAAGGCCGTTGGAAATCACTAAGTATGAACCATACTGGAAGTCAACTACTGGTACGGATGTTGACCCCGGCAAAGAAGGACAACAAATTGTTGCTTCTTCCCTATCGGGAAGTTTTATCACCGTTATGGTACGTTGGCTGAGAGATGGGACCATTATCGTTGCACGGCGGCCATATATTGTTACGAACAATGTCAAGATTTTTCTCTGTGATTTGACTCGAcagcaattggaagagctgCGCGGCTACAAACTCGATGATGTTATGTTCATTGACAACGAACAAACACTGAAAAATTACTTATCCACAATGATATGCACATTGAGTGATCTCTTGGAAAAAGTACCACCATCAATTCAACTGGAAATCCAAGTGTGCTTCCCAACCAATTTAGAGATTGACACTGTTCCTCTCAATATCAGCCCCTTACTTGACCTTAACAAAtttgttgatcaaattcttttCCATATATTCGAACATGTGAGAAGGTTACGTCACTCAGGACAGAGTGTTCGTCCTGTTGTATTCAGCTCCTGTAATTGGCAAGCGTGCACAGTTTTGAATTGGAAGCAGCCCAACTTTCCGGTCCTGTATCATATGAATGATTTAAGAAAAGTTAACGATCAATTCGTTAGAGACACTCCTCACAATCTAAAGGATTTAGCACTAGATCCCAGTAAAGTAACTTTTGCTGACGGTAGATCCAAGTGCTTGCATGAAATCGTTTCGTTTGCTGTCAACAATAACTTATTGGGGATCTCTTTGCCTTATGAGCTGCTGACAATTTGCAAAACGTTGATAGATGCCATCCGTGGGCATGGCCTCCTGTTGATCGGTGCCCGTCTCCCCGGTGATGAGGGTGCGCTCAACAGCGCTGGTGTCAATGGAATCCACATGAGCTCCGAACTTGTATTTTCTGAGAGCGTAGAGATGTAA
- the NAS6 gene encoding Nas6p (ancestral locus Anc_5.97), which produces MDLPLINACMNNDLRKVQETVETSPGDLLKRDGDGRIALHWAVSFQHEEIVLYLLSHMRSVDLNEYRDDSGWTPFHIACAVGSLSIVKELYERVIKPDLNLQTNQGVTPLHLAVSKKHVPVCQFLLDHKASVRVKDSRQQMPIHRAAAIGSPVLVELLCKKNSPVNAADNNGWTPLFHAFAEGHGDVAVMLVEKFGADDQLQDPKGLKAIDYALNEQIKNYYKNHVS; this is translated from the coding sequence ATGGATCTGCCACTTATCAATGCGTGTATGAATAATGACCTCAGGAAGGTTCAGGAGACAGTCGAAACGTCTCCAGGAgatctgttgaaaagagacGGCGATGGCCGTATCGCTCTGCACTGGGCAGTCTCCTTCCAGCACGAAGAAATCGTGCTTTACCTTCTCTCTCACATGAGATCGGTAGATCTCAACGAGTACAGGGATGACTCTGGATGGACGCCCTTCCACATAGCCTGCGCTGTTGGGAGTCTGAGCATCGTCAAGGAACTGTATGAAAGGGTGATTAAGCCAGATTTGAACCTGCAGACTAACCAGGGTGTCACTCCGCTCCATCTAGCTGTGTCGAAGAAGCATGTTCCAGTCTGTCAGTTCCTGCTGGATCATAAGGCTTCGGTGCGTGTAAAAGATTCGAGACAGCAGATGCCTATCCATAGGGCTGCAGCTATAGGCTCGCCAGTGTTGGTAGAGCTTCTATGCAAGAAAAACAGCCCTGTGAATGCGGCAGACAATAATGGCTGGACTCCTTTATTCCACGCTTTCGCTGAAGGACATGGCGATGTCGCTGTAATGCTAGTCGAGAAGTTTGGAGCAGACGATCAGTTGCAAGACCCAAAAGGTCTGAAAGCGATCGATTATGCGTTGAACGAGCAAATTAAGAATTATTACAAGAATCATGTATCATAA
- the PHB2 gene encoding prohibitin subunit PHB2 (ancestral locus Anc_5.98), protein MSRSAGDFQRFARAFQQQLSKVQQAGGRGGPARGPPRGAFAGAGGLILLGGGALFLNSALFNVDGGHRAIVYSRINGVSSRIYNEGTHFIIPWLETPVVYDVRAKPRNVASLTGTKDLQMVNITCRVLSRPNVEQLPTIYRTLGQDYGERVLPSIVNEVLKAVVAQFNASQLITQREKVSRLIRENLVRRASNFNILLDDVSITYMTFSPEFTNAVEAKQIAQQDAQRAAFVVDKARQEKQEMVVKAQGEAKSAELIGEAIKKSKDYVELKRLDTAREIAQILARSPNRVILDNEALLLNTVVDNRSKK, encoded by the coding sequence ATGAGCAGATCTGCAGGGGATTTCCAGAGGTTTGCTAGAGCGttccagcaacagctgTCCAAGGTGCAGCAGGCGGGTGGCCGTGGCGGTCCAGCTCGCGGTCCGCCCCGTGGAGCCTTTGCCGGGGCTGGTGGATTGATTCTATTGGGAGGAGGAGCTCTATTTTTGAACTCTGCTCTGTTCAATGTTGATGGTGGACATAGAGCGATCGTGTACTCGCGAATCAATGGTGTCTCGTCGCGTATCTACAACGAAGGTACCCATTTCATAATCCCGTGGTTGGAAACGCCTGTAGTGTATGACGTGAGGGCCAAGCCACGTAACGTTGCATCTCTCACGGGTACCAAGGACCTGCAGATGGTGAATATCACATGTAGAGTGCTTTCGCGTCCGAATGTGGAGCAGCTGCCTACGATATATCGTACGTTGGGCCAGGACTACGGCGAGCGAGTGCTTCCTTCGATCGTGAACGAGGTTTTGAAGGCGGTTGTGGCTCAGTTCAACGCATCGCAATTGATTActcaaagagagaaggTGTCACGCTTGATCCGTGAGAACTTAGTTCGCCGTGCCAGCAACTTTAACATCCTGCTGGACGACGTCTCGATCACGTATATGACGTTCTCTCCGGAATTCACGAACGCCGTGGAGGCCAAGCAGATTGCGCAGCAGGACGCACAGAGGGCCGCCTTCGTTGTCGACAAGGCCAGGCAGgagaagcaggaaatgGTGGTCAAGGCGCAAGGTGAAGCCAAGTCTGCAGAGCTGATCGGCGAGGCtatcaagaaatccaaAGACTACGTCGAGTTGAAGAGACTCGACACCGCCAGAGAGATCGCCCAGATCCTGGCCCGCTCGCCCAACAGAGTCATCCTCGACAACGAAGCGCTGTTGCTCAACACCGTGGTCGATAAcagatcaaagaaatga
- the BNS1 gene encoding Bns1p (ancestral locus Anc_5.99): protein MTESSYYKMEPVGSSGLAHMWQDRAAMEKQDVQTAGSGMQREQSEQTTKSEAGQTEQCRRVPEKADPLKSNGGSVSLHRAALCRKRLSHGAVQKIHKLRTRQKFASPTDTLLSPCSQKLNQHRAKLFVAKSKPTKLNFATKRQRVSGEEDF from the coding sequence ATGACAGAGAGTTCATATTACAAAATGGAGCCAGTGGGAAGCTCAGGTTTGGCACATATGTGGCAGGATAGGGCAGCGATGGAGAAGCAGGACGTTCAGACGGCTGGCAGTGGGATGCAGCGGGAGCAGAGCGAGCAGACGACAAAGAGCGAAGCCGGACAGACTGAGCAGTGTCGAAGGGTTCCAGAGAAGGCAGATCCATTGAAGAGCAACGGGGGATCTGTTTCATTGCATAGAGCGGCGTTGTGTAGGAAAAGATTGTCGCATGGAGCGGTGCAGAAAATACACAAACTGAGGACCAGACAGAAATTTGCGTCGCCAACAGATACGTTGCTGTCGCCATGCTCGCAGAAACTGAACCAGCACAGGGCCAAGCTGTTCGTGGCCAAGTCGAAGCCAACCAAGTTGAATTTTGCTACAAAACGCCAGCGGGTGTCTGGCGAGGAGGATTTTTAG